In Nitratiruptor sp. YY09-18, a single window of DNA contains:
- the waaA gene encoding lipid IV(A) 3-deoxy-D-manno-octulosonic acid transferase: MFTYLYTLITLIAYILAIPILLLLALKKKYRQAIPARFFLINNPPFSQKLIHFHACSLGETKALAPLVQKLEKCNISVITQTGFAAASSYPNAQVRYLPFEPLLWVWLKPQKALVVMEAELWYLLFYISKKRGAKTILLNARISDRSLHRYMRFIWFYKRVFAHIDYVFAQTKEDAKRLEQLGAKNIEVIGNIKLLSIPQVTKKYEKSRPIIVAASTHDPEEEIIATEWVVHQKGKSTLVVAPRHPERFDEVAELLEHIAAREDLTFSLLSQTENLEADIILIDKLGELNNLYAVADLVILGGSFVESGGHNPLEPAYFGAPIVSGPYYFNQKESYAYVEGIEVVPANDLGSVLQHYNWKKSKIVADVSLDPVWKVLEDVV; the protein is encoded by the coding sequence ATGTTTACTTATCTCTATACGCTCATCACTCTTATAGCTTACATTCTTGCTATTCCTATATTATTGCTTCTTGCTCTTAAAAAGAAGTATCGCCAAGCAATTCCAGCTCGATTTTTCCTCATCAACAACCCTCCCTTTTCTCAAAAACTCATACATTTTCACGCATGTAGCCTCGGTGAGACAAAGGCTCTCGCACCTTTAGTGCAAAAGCTTGAAAAATGCAATATCAGCGTCATCACGCAGACCGGTTTTGCAGCAGCTTCAAGTTATCCAAATGCCCAGGTGCGCTATCTTCCTTTTGAACCACTTTTGTGGGTATGGCTCAAGCCCCAAAAGGCGTTGGTAGTGATGGAGGCTGAGCTATGGTATTTGCTTTTTTATATCTCTAAAAAACGTGGAGCAAAAACGATACTTCTCAATGCCCGTATAAGTGATAGAAGTCTTCATCGCTATATGCGCTTTATTTGGTTTTACAAAAGAGTCTTTGCCCATATCGACTATGTTTTTGCGCAAACGAAGGAGGATGCAAAGAGGCTAGAGCAGCTTGGAGCCAAAAATATTGAGGTTATTGGCAATATCAAGTTGCTAAGCATTCCACAAGTGACAAAAAAGTATGAAAAGAGTAGACCCATTATAGTGGCTGCAAGCACGCACGATCCTGAAGAGGAGATCATAGCAACTGAATGGGTAGTGCACCAAAAGGGCAAAAGCACTCTCGTAGTTGCACCAAGGCATCCTGAGCGATTTGATGAAGTAGCGGAACTTTTGGAGCATATTGCTGCCAGAGAAGATCTCACATTTTCGCTTCTTAGCCAAACAGAAAATCTTGAAGCTGATATAATACTTATAGATAAACTTGGCGAACTCAATAACCTCTATGCAGTTGCAGATCTTGTGATTCTTGGTGGAAGCTTTGTAGAAAGTGGAGGGCATAACCCTCTTGAACCTGCATATTTTGGAGCTCCAATTGTAAGTGGTCCTTATTATTTCAACCAAAAAGAGAGCTATGCGTATGTTGAGGGTATCGAAGTTGTACCTGCAAATGATTTAGGTTCGGTATTGCAGCATTATAACTGGAAAAAGAGTAAAATAGTAGCGGATGTTTCCCTTGATCCAGTATGGAAAGTGTTAGAAGATGTGGTATGA
- a CDS encoding zinc ribbon domain-containing protein, whose amino-acid sequence MKEYIRQLVELAKIDKAIDDFGPKIEQVQAKLKRVEEERQTIVDTLEQLENEIKECEVKKAKNELHLKELAQKLQELEKKSAQVKTEKELKAIQLEEDIAKEQINFANEEIERLDNLCETKKEEIESFKERLKEIDEKYEETKKGVEEELANLEKAREELFAKKSELIAKIPPQIQVFYEKIRRWAGNSAVVPVKKQACMGCFMKINDKAYASVIKGEEITTCPHCGRILYIEEEEA is encoded by the coding sequence ATGAAAGAATATATTAGGCAGCTTGTAGAGCTTGCAAAAATCGATAAAGCCATTGATGACTTTGGCCCCAAAATTGAGCAAGTACAAGCAAAACTCAAGCGCGTAGAAGAAGAGAGACAGACAATTGTCGATACTCTTGAGCAACTTGAAAATGAGATCAAAGAGTGTGAAGTCAAAAAGGCAAAAAACGAACTCCACCTCAAAGAGCTTGCCCAAAAGCTACAAGAGCTAGAGAAAAAGAGCGCGCAGGTAAAAACAGAAAAAGAGCTCAAAGCCATCCAGCTAGAAGAGGATATCGCAAAAGAGCAGATTAACTTCGCAAACGAGGAGATTGAGCGCCTCGATAATTTGTGTGAGACAAAAAAAGAGGAGATCGAATCATTCAAAGAGCGTCTCAAAGAGATAGATGAGAAGTATGAAGAGACGAAAAAGGGCGTAGAAGAGGAGCTTGCAAATTTAGAAAAAGCAAGAGAAGAGCTTTTTGCCAAAAAGAGTGAGCTCATAGCCAAAATTCCTCCACAAATTCAAGTATTTTATGAAAAGATTCGCAGATGGGCTGGAAACAGTGCAGTGGTTCCAGTCAAAAAGCAAGCTTGTATGGGATGCTTTATGAAAATCAATGACAAAGCATATGCGAGTGTTATCAAAGGTGAAGAGATCACAACCTGCCCACACTGCGGCCGTATACTCTATATCGAAGAAGAGGAAGCCTAA
- a CDS encoding Nif3-like dinuclear metal center hexameric protein — translation MKLKKIYQILDTISPFMLQEKWDNSGLQLGDLEAEIKNIYLCIDIDAELIDSLPPHSLIITHHPLIFGKLTSLEYNHYPAKLLVKMIKKDIAHIAMHTNFDKTHLNNYVARNVLGVDVECEEFICYFEKEMYFDEALEWVSKAFGLACPRYVKAKDTIKRIALTTGSGGSLIDEVEADLFLTGDLKYHEAMKAQEMGLSIIDIGHYESERYFAQALAEQLKKEPIQAIIATIKNPLKVKDERIY, via the coding sequence TTGAAGCTTAAGAAAATCTATCAGATCCTCGATACCATCAGTCCTTTTATGCTACAAGAGAAGTGGGATAATAGTGGACTACAATTGGGAGATTTGGAGGCTGAAATCAAAAATATCTATCTGTGTATCGATATCGATGCAGAGCTTATTGACTCACTGCCTCCTCACTCACTCATCATTACACACCATCCTCTCATCTTTGGCAAGCTCACATCACTTGAGTATAACCACTATCCAGCCAAACTCTTAGTCAAAATGATCAAAAAAGATATAGCCCACATCGCTATGCATACAAATTTTGATAAGACCCATCTCAATAATTATGTAGCACGCAATGTGCTAGGAGTGGATGTTGAGTGTGAAGAGTTTATCTGCTACTTTGAAAAAGAGATGTACTTTGATGAAGCGCTAGAGTGGGTGAGCAAAGCTTTTGGTCTTGCTTGTCCGCGCTATGTAAAAGCAAAAGATACAATCAAGCGTATTGCCCTCACTACTGGCAGTGGCGGCAGTCTCATCGATGAAGTAGAGGCTGATCTTTTTTTGACTGGTGATTTGAAGTATCATGAGGCTATGAAGGCGCAAGAGATGGGGCTGAGTATCATAGATATTGGTCATTATGAGAGTGAGCGCTATTTTGCCCAGGCTCTTGCTGAGCAATTGAAAAAAGAGCCAATACAAGCTATAATTGCGACAATAAAAAATCCCTTAAAGGTCAAGGATGAAAGAATATATTAG
- the glyQ gene encoding glycine--tRNA ligase subunit alpha — protein MITFSELLLKLQEYWAKQGCVIMQPYDIPSGAGTFHPATFLRSLDPKPWATAYVAPSRRPTDGRYGENPNRLGSYYQFQVLIKPSPANIQELYLGSLEALGLEWRKHDIRFVEDNWESPTLGAWGLGWEVWLDGMEVTQFTYFQQVGGFECDPVAVEITYGTERLAMYLQGVESVFDIVWSKGVTYADVHKRGEYEYSKYNFEVANTQMLFEWFEEARAECMRCLDADLPLPAYDYCLLASHIFNTLDARKAISVTERQNFILKVRELAKGCAQKYRKSLGLAVEA, from the coding sequence ATGATAACTTTTAGCGAACTACTTCTCAAACTCCAAGAGTACTGGGCAAAGCAGGGCTGTGTGATCATGCAGCCATATGATATACCAAGTGGTGCTGGGACATTCCATCCAGCCACATTTTTGCGATCCCTTGATCCAAAGCCTTGGGCTACTGCTTATGTGGCTCCAAGCCGCCGTCCTACTGACGGACGCTATGGTGAAAACCCCAACCGCCTTGGATCCTACTATCAATTCCAAGTACTTATTAAGCCAAGTCCAGCAAATATCCAAGAGCTCTATCTAGGAAGCCTTGAGGCTCTAGGGCTAGAGTGGCGCAAGCACGATATACGATTCGTAGAAGACAACTGGGAGAGCCCAACCCTTGGCGCATGGGGTCTTGGCTGGGAGGTATGGCTTGATGGTATGGAGGTGACACAGTTTACATATTTTCAGCAAGTTGGCGGATTTGAGTGCGATCCAGTGGCTGTGGAGATCACATATGGAACTGAGCGTCTTGCGATGTATTTGCAAGGAGTCGAGAGTGTCTTTGATATTGTCTGGAGCAAGGGTGTGACCTATGCAGATGTACATAAGCGCGGAGAGTATGAGTATAGCAAGTACAACTTCGAAGTTGCCAATACGCAGATGCTCTTTGAGTGGTTTGAAGAGGCGCGTGCTGAGTGCATGCGCTGCTTAGATGCAGATCTTCCACTTCCAGCATACGACTACTGCCTCCTTGCTAGCCATATCTTCAACACCCTCGATGCACGCAAAGCTATCAGTGTTACTGAGCGGCAGAACTTCATCCTCAAAGTGCGCGAACTTGCAAAAGGGTGTGCCCAAAAGTATCGCAAGAGTTTAGGACTGGCAGTTGAAGCTTAA
- a CDS encoding glutaredoxin domain-containing protein, giving the protein MSQKRVVLFTSPGCVWCTRAKQFFRKNNIRFKEIDISKDQKAAQDCVRHGCRGVPVVLVGSRWICGFDQAKIEKELGL; this is encoded by the coding sequence ATGAGTCAAAAGAGAGTCGTACTCTTTACAAGTCCAGGATGTGTATGGTGTACTAGAGCCAAGCAGTTTTTTCGCAAAAATAATATCCGCTTCAAAGAGATTGATATTAGTAAGGACCAAAAAGCAGCACAAGATTGTGTACGCCATGGATGTAGAGGAGTTCCGGTGGTGCTTGTGGGAAGCCGCTGGATCTGTGGATTTGATCAAGCAAAAATTGAAAAAGAGCTAGGATTGTAG
- a CDS encoding DUF89 domain-containing protein: MQLKPDCFACLYNQALRVSKVLECDEECADAIMQRSASVLAQISVHQTPPEAAAALYPAISELVGKEDLYADKKKESIQKAQELIPYVREKIASSPNRLDAALRAAVAGNVIDFATQVMFDIKEEIAKIFDTPFAIDRKSDFIQKLATAKNLLLIGDNVGEHLFDKVLLETIKEFYDIPLYYFVRGKPIINDVTYEDALAIGLDEVCEVVDSSVYTPGFIYEKANAKAKAIYDEADLILAKGMGNFECMESYEDSRIFFLFKVKCSVVANRISKNIGDLICATKEDI, from the coding sequence ATGCAACTCAAGCCTGATTGCTTTGCATGTCTTTATAACCAGGCACTGCGCGTAAGCAAGGTGCTAGAGTGCGATGAGGAGTGCGCTGATGCTATCATGCAAAGAAGTGCGAGTGTATTAGCGCAGATCAGTGTACACCAGACACCTCCAGAAGCTGCAGCTGCACTCTATCCAGCAATCAGTGAGCTTGTGGGGAAAGAGGATCTGTATGCTGATAAAAAGAAAGAATCAATCCAAAAAGCGCAAGAGCTTATTCCTTATGTGAGAGAAAAAATCGCATCTTCTCCAAATAGACTCGATGCAGCTTTGCGTGCTGCAGTAGCTGGAAATGTGATAGATTTTGCGACACAGGTGATGTTTGATATAAAAGAGGAGATTGCAAAGATTTTTGACACCCCTTTTGCAATAGATAGAAAAAGCGATTTTATACAAAAGCTTGCAACTGCAAAGAATCTCCTCCTCATTGGTGATAATGTAGGTGAGCACCTCTTTGACAAAGTTTTGCTTGAGACGATAAAAGAGTTTTATGATATTCCTCTTTATTACTTTGTGCGAGGTAAACCAATCATCAATGATGTGACATATGAAGATGCTTTGGCTATCGGACTTGATGAGGTGTGTGAAGTAGTAGATAGCAGTGTGTATACGCCTGGATTTATCTATGAGAAAGCCAATGCGAAGGCTAAAGCTATCTATGATGAAGCCGATCTTATTCTAGCTAAAGGGATGGGGAATTTTGAGTGTATGGAGAGCTACGAAGATAGCAGAATCTTTTTTTTATTTAAAGTAAAATGTAGTGTCGTGGCAAACCGTATAAGCAAAAACATCGGAGATCTTATATGCGCTACAAAGGAGGATATATGA
- the purE gene encoding 5-(carboxyamino)imidazole ribonucleotide mutase, which yields MRFISIIMGSKSDYDVMKECANVLDKFGVQYELIISSAHRSPHRTKSYVTEAEKKGAKVFICAAGMAAHLAGVVASLTVKPVIGVPMKGGFMDGLDALLSTVQMPAGMPVATVAVGKAGAVNAAYLAMQILAIDDEELRAKLEEDRLSKAKKVETDSSEVEVIIDATQA from the coding sequence ATGCGATTTATCTCAATTATAATGGGAAGTAAGAGCGATTATGATGTGATGAAAGAGTGCGCCAATGTGCTCGATAAGTTTGGCGTACAGTATGAACTGATTATCTCTAGTGCCCACAGAAGTCCTCATAGAACCAAAAGCTATGTAACAGAGGCGGAGAAGAAGGGTGCGAAGGTCTTCATCTGTGCAGCAGGTATGGCGGCACATCTTGCTGGTGTGGTAGCATCTTTGACAGTCAAACCAGTTATTGGTGTGCCGATGAAAGGTGGATTTATGGATGGGCTGGATGCACTCCTCTCTACTGTACAGATGCCAGCAGGTATGCCAGTTGCCACTGTGGCTGTGGGTAAAGCAGGCGCAGTCAATGCTGCATATCTTGCGATGCAAATTTTAGCAATTGATGATGAGGAGCTCCGTGCAAAACTTGAAGAGGATCGCCTTAGCAAAGCCAAAAAAGTAGAGACAGATTCAAGTGAAGTAGAAGTAATCATCGATGCAACTCAAGCCTGA
- a CDS encoding peptidase U32 family protein: MKKVELLSPAGNLKKLKIAFAYGADAVYGGVSHFSLRIRSGKEFSYESFKEGIEYAHSIGKKVYATINGFPFNSQIKLYATHIEKMAAMEPDAFIVSTPGVIKLCKDIAPHIPLHLSTQANVMNYLDAAVYYEMGVSRIIAAREISLKDLKQIKEKLPDLELEVFVHGSMCFAYSGRCLISSVQSGRVPNRGSCANDCRFEYTLYAENPETGTLFKLEEVEGEGTYIMNAKDLNLASHVKELLDSGAVDSLKIEGRTKSNYYVAATTKAYRMAIDDYYKGEFHPQKYQEELHTTKHRGFTDAYLVHRPFERGDTQKLDSSISEGTHQVKAEVIEDGIHFLTKDKICKGDILEIVLPADADIAPCKNEIGEVFAKDGKWWLRLDKIEANKEFECIHSGNVNPVKLPCKLPAYSFLRKRIAD, translated from the coding sequence TTGAAAAAAGTAGAACTTCTCAGTCCCGCTGGTAATCTCAAAAAACTCAAAATTGCCTTTGCTTATGGGGCAGATGCAGTCTATGGTGGAGTAAGCCACTTTAGCCTGCGTATTCGTAGTGGCAAAGAGTTTAGTTATGAGAGTTTCAAAGAGGGGATTGAGTATGCACACAGCATAGGCAAAAAAGTATATGCAACAATTAATGGATTTCCTTTTAACTCCCAGATTAAACTCTATGCTACCCATATTGAGAAGATGGCAGCAATGGAGCCAGATGCTTTTATCGTAAGCACTCCAGGAGTGATAAAGCTCTGCAAAGATATTGCACCCCATATTCCTCTCCATCTTTCAACACAAGCCAATGTGATGAACTATCTTGATGCAGCTGTTTACTATGAAATGGGAGTGAGTCGCATCATTGCAGCAAGAGAGATCAGTCTCAAAGATTTAAAACAGATAAAAGAAAAACTCCCAGACCTTGAACTTGAAGTATTTGTACATGGGAGTATGTGTTTTGCATATAGTGGGCGTTGTCTCATTAGTAGTGTACAAAGTGGGCGTGTGCCAAATCGGGGAAGTTGCGCAAATGACTGCCGCTTTGAGTATACCCTCTATGCTGAAAATCCTGAGACAGGAACACTCTTCAAGCTCGAAGAGGTTGAAGGTGAGGGCACCTACATCATGAATGCAAAAGATCTCAATCTTGCAAGCCATGTCAAAGAGCTTCTCGATTCTGGTGCTGTGGATAGTCTCAAGATTGAGGGGCGTACCAAGAGCAACTACTATGTGGCAGCTACGACTAAAGCCTATCGTATGGCGATAGATGATTATTATAAAGGAGAGTTTCATCCCCAAAAATATCAAGAGGAGCTCCATACAACAAAGCATCGTGGATTTACTGATGCATATCTAGTGCATAGACCATTTGAGCGGGGTGATACGCAAAAGCTCGATAGCTCTATCAGCGAGGGAACACACCAGGTAAAAGCGGAAGTGATCGAAGATGGGATACACTTTTTGACAAAAGATAAGATATGCAAGGGTGATATACTTGAGATCGTTTTGCCAGCAGACGCAGATATTGCACCATGTAAAAATGAGATCGGTGAAGTATTTGCAAAAGATGGCAAATGGTGGCTCAGACTCGATAAAATTGAAGCTAACAAAGAGTTTGAGTGTATTCATAGTGGAAATGTAAATCCTGTCAAACTTCCTTGCAAACTTCCAGCCTACTCGTTTTTAAGGAAAAGAATTGCGGATTAG
- a CDS encoding ankyrin repeat domain-containing protein: protein MDIFEQIKRDSLVGVKKACQEFDDINAIKSESGDSVLRSAIKNRASLEIFVFLVERGADIYEVDEEGVGLIDEAIKKARLDIVKFLVESGIDPNTTKRKSGFTPLMAAMAYGDEAITRYLVEECGVDTEVLDTFEKSARDYAKMTGYKHLIDILDKRGK, encoded by the coding sequence GTGGATATTTTTGAACAGATCAAAAGGGATTCCTTGGTAGGAGTGAAGAAAGCTTGTCAAGAATTTGATGATATAAATGCTATAAAGAGCGAAAGTGGCGATTCAGTTTTGCGTAGTGCCATCAAAAACAGAGCAAGTTTAGAGATTTTTGTATTTTTAGTTGAAAGAGGTGCAGATATCTATGAAGTAGATGAAGAGGGAGTAGGACTCATTGATGAAGCAATTAAAAAAGCAAGACTCGATATTGTGAAGTTTTTAGTAGAGTCTGGCATCGATCCAAATACCACAAAGCGCAAATCTGGTTTTACACCTCTCATGGCAGCAATGGCGTATGGGGATGAAGCAATTACCCGCTATTTAGTTGAAGAGTGTGGTGTAGATACTGAAGTGCTCGATACTTTTGAAAAGAGTGCAAGAGATTATGCGAAGATGACAGGCTATAAACACTTAATAGATATTTTAGATAAAAGAGGAAAATAG
- a CDS encoding histidinol-phosphatase HisJ family protein: MRADLHNHTKRCNHAIGEMEEYVQRAIAEGIDIYGFSDHAPMNFDQKYRMGLEEADAYEEEVKELKEKYKDSLEILLAYEVDFLPGLMEDRILQADVDYLIGSVHFLPKSCKHGEILIHQDLWGFDNPEFIGEYKNRDIDTIWEDYFSAIEALAKSGLFQIVGHLDLIKVFNFKPKKDVRLIAKNALKTIKKNDLVLEISSAGLRKPVGEPYPSKELLEEAYVLDIPITFASDAHAPEQVGYKLDEVMQMAKEIGYTRYAVFRKKERELVNFTI; this comes from the coding sequence ATGCGCGCAGATCTGCACAATCATACCAAGCGGTGTAACCACGCAATAGGTGAGATGGAAGAGTATGTGCAAAGAGCAATTGCGGAAGGCATTGATATATATGGTTTTAGCGATCACGCCCCTATGAACTTTGATCAAAAGTATCGCATGGGCTTGGAAGAAGCAGATGCGTATGAAGAGGAAGTAAAAGAGCTTAAAGAAAAGTATAAAGATAGCTTAGAGATACTTTTAGCATATGAAGTAGACTTTTTGCCAGGACTTATGGAAGATCGTATTTTGCAAGCCGATGTAGATTACTTGATAGGTTCAGTCCACTTCTTGCCCAAAAGCTGCAAGCATGGTGAGATCCTCATCCATCAAGATCTTTGGGGATTTGATAATCCAGAATTTATTGGAGAGTATAAAAATAGAGACATAGATACCATTTGGGAAGACTACTTCAGTGCAATAGAAGCACTGGCAAAGAGTGGACTTTTTCAAATTGTCGGTCACTTAGACCTTATCAAAGTATTCAACTTCAAACCCAAAAAAGATGTGCGTCTCATTGCCAAAAATGCATTGAAAACTATCAAAAAGAACGATTTAGTACTTGAAATTAGCAGCGCAGGTCTAAGAAAACCAGTTGGTGAGCCCTATCCAAGCAAAGAGCTTTTAGAAGAAGCTTACGTACTTGATATTCCTATCACTTTTGCTTCTGATGCCCATGCACCTGAGCAAGTTGGCTATAAGCTTGATGAAGTTATGCAAATGGCAAAAGAGATAGGTTATACACGATATGCTGTTTTTAGAAAGAAAGAAAGAGAGTTGGTAAATTTCACTATCTAA
- a CDS encoding site-specific DNA-methyltransferase — protein sequence MIFWKKDNIKIYNADILDKNLFDKEFIDLIVTSPPYNVDINYDSHHDAMSYGEYLDFSHKWLKNCYEWSKKSARLCLNIPLDKNKGGLKPVGADITNIAQKAGWKYQSTIIWNEGNISRRTAWGSWMSASAPYVIAPVELIVIFYKEQWKKVYKGTSDITKEEFMQWTNGLWTFSGESKKRVGHPAPFPRELPRRCIKLFSYVGDTVFDPFMGSGTTLIESALLNRNGVGVDISQEYCELAKKRIMEETDQKLFVV from the coding sequence GTGATTTTTTGGAAAAAAGATAATATAAAAATCTATAATGCCGATATTCTAGATAAAAATCTATTTGACAAAGAATTTATTGATTTAATTGTAACTTCACCGCCATACAATGTTGATATCAATTATGATTCACACCATGATGCTATGAGTTATGGAGAATATCTTGATTTTAGTCATAAATGGCTAAAAAATTGTTATGAATGGAGCAAGAAGAGTGCAAGACTTTGTCTAAATATACCACTTGATAAGAATAAAGGTGGATTGAAACCTGTAGGTGCAGATATTACAAATATTGCCCAAAAGGCTGGATGGAAGTATCAAAGTACAATTATTTGGAATGAAGGAAATATTTCAAGAAGAACAGCATGGGGTAGTTGGATGAGCGCTTCAGCACCCTATGTTATAGCTCCGGTTGAGCTTATTGTTATTTTTTACAAAGAACAATGGAAAAAAGTTTATAAAGGGACAAGTGATATCACAAAAGAAGAGTTTATGCAGTGGACAAACGGATTATGGACTTTTAGTGGAGAAAGTAAAAAAAGAGTTGGCCATCCAGCCCCTTTTCCTAGAGAACTTCCTAGAAGGTGCATAAAACTTTTTAGTTATGTTGGAGATACTGTATTTGATCCTTTTATGGGGAGTGGAACAACTCTCATCGAAAGTGCGCTGTTAAATAGAAATGGAGTTGGTGTGGATATTAGTCAAGAGTATTGTGAACTTGCGAAAAAAAGAATTATGGAAGAGACAGATCAAAAATTATTTGTTGTGTAA
- a CDS encoding BsaWI family type II restriction enzyme: MVVIERFKHFKNNTENPYKKISDFLENEKRRFYELGKKDGKTENEIRQGWVSYVGHNLETIFEEMIKDFCTNKGYKITKDKILKGKELSPELSEVKRKISVNFGEYMLLPDADIVIYTTDPIWVKAILSIKNSFRERYTETPYWKLKLLQDKITEDIKVFMITPDKDNEISFKTSQRGPRKARIVMEYELDGIYLAKEDFEGSDKVKSIENLFDDLEKLL; encoded by the coding sequence ATTGTTGTGATAGAAAGATTTAAACATTTTAAAAACAATACAGAAAATCCTTATAAAAAAATTTCAGATTTTCTTGAGAATGAAAAGAGAAGATTTTATGAATTAGGTAAAAAAGATGGAAAAACGGAAAATGAGATACGACAAGGATGGGTAAGCTATGTAGGCCATAACTTAGAGACGATTTTTGAAGAAATGATAAAGGATTTTTGTACAAACAAGGGCTACAAAATAACAAAAGATAAAATACTAAAAGGAAAGGAACTTTCTCCAGAATTATCTGAGGTTAAAAGAAAAATTTCTGTAAATTTTGGTGAATATATGCTTTTGCCAGATGCTGATATAGTAATTTATACAACAGATCCTATTTGGGTAAAAGCTATTCTTTCTATAAAAAATTCATTTAGAGAACGTTATACGGAAACACCTTATTGGAAACTAAAATTATTACAAGATAAAATAACTGAAGATATAAAAGTTTTTATGATAACTCCAGATAAAGATAATGAAATAAGTTTTAAAACATCACAAAGAGGACCAAGAAAAGCGAGAATTGTAATGGAATATGAACTCGATGGTATATATCTTGCAAAGGAAGATTTTGAGGGAAGCGATAAAGTAAAATCTATAGAGAATCTCTTTGATGATTTGGAGAAATTATTGTGA